gcaggacacaaaatgctcattaaagcaatttagcatagtagccctgtccgatatcgAGCCAGATGCTGTTATATATTGTTGATAGAGCTTCTATTCTTGATGCAAAATATCAttatatttttctaaaatggcTATTTAATGTTGCATTGTTTGCATGACAGACTGTTCAACCGTGTACAATGTGCGATTACTGTTTTTTTAATACAGTAAAGCCAAAAAAGCCTTTGAGTTTTGAGGGCAAAGTCAAATTagttaacaatgacattattgttctgttgatataaagggaggtcaggtactctttaaaacatctgctagctatgggtactttttactgaagtacacttcaaagcctctttactttgacttgaggaaagaagtttagtcagtactttcaccagagtattttaaacacgagtatctgtacttctacttgagtaaaggatgtgtgcacTTTTGCCATCTCTCACGCAGTGTCTAATAATCTATACACATCAGGGAGCATTGTGTTTCCTTCCATGCATGCATGCCAGGGAATTCAATGCGGCGAATCTGCAGCGAATCCATGTCTCGTGTGGAGCAGCAGACGAGCCTCTCTCACATTTCAAACGTGTCTCTTTGTCTGAGCCACCGAGTTGACAGGAAGGTAAACAGGGAGAAAACTCAGCACCCGTTGGTAGGGGTGTatcggttcggttcgtacctcggtttggaggtcacggttcggtacaacaacaaaaaagcaaaaaaaagtcccaaatgcataattccaggtttgttggtatttatgtttgaacagtagcgcaagtttcagtttaaaaataaggaactctgacattttgaataattaactgtattaaacagttaaaaacaaaccacacacactcagatggccatattatctataatggctgatgtcaaacaaaaaggtgtcatcaagctgtaaaactaaaaaggatgtcttgaaaatattacatcataaataataagaaagtgtttcaagtcgttaaaaacatatgccaaaagcttccgttatttattttggtctctcggctctcatgtctcttggcttcttaaaagcagcggggatcagctgctgAACTGCTGCTGTCTTTCGCCGGGCTCCTTTgagtggcaaatctgggtgatccctcctgatatgatttagcatgtttggcgtgtgttatcattagcataccgaaccgctatcgaacaacgccgacacaccgtcctcgtccgatccaccactcgcacacttcatcgttattgtagtccacagggaacccgaaatgttcccacacagctgatttaaaagaagcaggtgggttctagctcctgtgtgttatctgaaatcgccatactaacttgtcttcttcttgtattttgttcgttttgttgttgtgtttcttcttgttcttcatgtgttgtttaagggcggctggcaaacagcttttaggcgcaataccgccccctggagtatatatagtgtagtggatactgccctgaattacttttttcccactcgtaaaaaaaaggcgtattcgccatgtgactgcatgtgccgaaccgtgacggtacgggaggAATACGGTATCCGTATTCCTCCCGTATTACACCCCTActcgttagcatttagctcaaaacACAACTGTACCTACTATATACAGCCTCAGAGCTTAAGGGTGAATTTACAGAAGGATTTGTTTGGTTGTTGCAGCCGCTAAACTTGCACAAGCTGTATAAGTAAGCAGAGTATTTCCCAGAGTGCACAACTGCTGAAGTGCAGCCACAGCTGAGCTGCCAACGAAATAGCATATTGGTACTTTTGCTATTTGCATCTCTGCTATCCATAGGTTTATTATATattgttacgtgccaggcaggctgtacgtgtgtggttttccttccctcctgtgtttctctcttctcccgggctgaagtcgaatagtccatttagcttaggaaccttcctaaagcagtgaaatgacccggaagtccctcagtggcagccatgataagtgccgttccaattctctagaatgatgagaatgataggaaaggaggtttcaaacttcctttataacctcctttagcttaggaaccactggacctccctaaccgacaggagaagcgaaaatgctgccccacaatgccttgcagccgcagcatttaccgtcactcaacagtcggccgttcacggaaacaaccgattatgacggagaaatgatatcatgaaagttacggtgcttattaagctttttaaaacataggtggtaagttgtcaaagtgctttgttctgaacgttcatcagtattataatcaaaaagagaaatatgaaccttagttttcactgaaattatcaaataaagtcaacatttcacagtcttcactgagctgtgtgcggtttgttcaacttctaaaagatgtttgaatggtgatatacacagtgatagatgttaaggactaacgttcataataaatacatctggattgatttaagatctttagttcatacaatcatacgtattgggatcattggtattaatgtggaccggagggagagggggacgagcatacgtttcactttccttttttatttcaattccagctttggtcctgaagaatatgtttctctgttgtccacgttcataaagcaaagcagcagcatcagagcacggagcagagtctctagatgagttcacaggagtccctcgttcttattgaacatccatgttgtagtccgctgtatagaaaactgtggtttccatggtttccccacagcagcagacgcacattcaggacgtccgctggcgcatcataaacacgtcggatagtgaaagtgcagtctcttctcctaagtccttttgaattctcctatccactatcccttaaccccgtgacgtttcactcagaggtcaaggaatagtggataggagaattcaaaaggacttaggagaagagactgcggtactttagagaatccgaatgcactttcactatccgacgtgtttatgatgcgccagcggacgtcattgtgtgcgtctgctgctggggggtaaccatggaaaccacagttttctatacagcggactacaacatggatgtttaataagaaggagggactcctgtgaactcatctagagactctgctccgtgctctgatgctgctgctttgctttgtgaacgtggacaacagagaaacagattcttcaggaccaaagctggaattgaaataaaaaaggaaagtgaaacttatgctcgtctccctctccctccggtccacattaatacaaatgatcccaatacgtatgattgtatgaactaaagatcttaaaatcaatacagatgtatttattataaacgttagtccttaacatctatcactgtgtatatcaccattcaaacatcttttagaagctGAACAAACcgcacacagctcagtgaagactgtgaaatgttgactttatttgataatttcagtaaaaactaacgttcatatttctctctttgattataatactgatgaacgttcagaacaaagcactttggcaacttaccacctatgttttaaaaagcttaataagcaccgtaactttcatgatatcatttctccgtcataatcggttgtttccgtgaacggccgactgttgagtgacggcaaatgctgcggctgcaaggcattgtggggcagcattttcgcttctcctgtcggtgagggaggtccagtggttcctaagctaaaggaggtgataaaggaagtttgaaacctcctttcctatcattctcatcattctagagaattggaacggcacttatcatggctgccactgagggacttccgggtcatttcactgctttaggaaggttcctaagctaaatggactattccacTTCAGcccctgtcttctgcacagctaatcagcagctgatcggtatctgcctgtgcacctgagtctgatggctgattggatcctctcaccctcagctggcctatcagcagtCAGGGCtgaccataaaggaggcacccaggaagtcttgTGTGCGTGCGTGGGCATCAAATAGATAACTAATGTTAAGACATTGTTAGCGGATTGTTGTCACCCCTGTATTCTGTTTTGTCCAGTTCTGAGTAGTTTAGTTAGTTTGagttttggtttcaaaggaGAGATGTAGAGAGAGCCCTGGTTTTGTCATGCTtatttcttttgtttggcacaatctcctttgactcctcctcctcctcctcctcctcacacgaAGAGTATTCCCcagaccttagtggggacgtaacgtATAAGCACAACAGGGTTTCTTCCTCTACTTCGAATAGAAAATACCAAATTGGACACGGCTGCAAAACTGCATCTGCGTGTCTGTTCTGTAATATTCATTTGGCATCTTCTGTCCAAATGAAGACCGTGTGACGCGACAGATCGCCGATGCAAGGGAAGAGAAAGTCGTCGTGCTATTCGCGGTTTCAATCCATTCGTCCTTAATTCTCCGTTCATCTTATTCGACGCCGTAACTCCTGCTTGTGGCTATAGTTTACAAACATGCATCACTTATAGACTTAACTGTTTTCACCCTTAATCCGGCAAGTTgataatgacacacacacacacacacacacacacacacacacacacacacacacacacacacacacacacacggacagtaGATTTTGCAAGTCCTCATGTGTGTTTCAGCCACAGTAACAACATGAAATCTTTAGTAGGTTATTggcctctgattggctgttgcctGGGACTCAACAGCTGAGCCCATACAGTAGTAACTCTATAGCTGCTGCATAACACCTGTACATGTGAACGCCTCACCTGGGGCTATGCAAGAGACACAGGGAGGTGTTAATGTTTAACATGGGGGTGGCCCAATGGGGAAACCCTAGGGATAAGTAACCGGTTACATAAGGTATAGTTTAAGGTCAACAACGGGAATGTATTTTGTACATTTTGCTAAATTAGGGGATGGCATACCCTCCTCAAATCCTCTCCTGGTGACGGGACACTATCTGGGACTTTGGGTCAAGCTTAATCAAAGTCAACTTCATTGTCAatctgtgtgtacagacagagagatcgaaaataccgtttcccacaatcccgaatacaaaaacaaatatatatatgtatatcctatacacaatcaacagacacatgtatatagatatgcacacattaagataaaagcacaacaatcaatatatacaaaataaaagtcatCAGTACAACCAGAGGAAGCGTTTTTTGTTAAGGCTACTTAAGATATGATCAAGGAACCAATTGGAATTGGAGGTAAGCATACATTGAATAAAGTAAGACTTGCAGAAGAAACAGAACATCCAGGAAAGGCCGACCGCTTAAAGAGCCGTGAGAAGTCCAATACGACATGGATATCTAGCTAACAGTGAGAGGAGCTATTAAAGCCAGACGAGAGAGAACGAAATACAGCGGATCAAATCAGATAGGTAAAACTGAGCCTGGATGAACTCCTCGGGCGTCAGAGGCTCCAGTGAGGGAAGAAAGACGTTGTCACCGCtactaatatatttaatttatatagcgcttctcatctgccaagacaaatctcgaagtgcttcacaacaagggatactgatacgctttgagataataaaagacaaataattgtaataataataagaaatcaaaatataaaatagagtacaaaaataaaagtcggagatagcgataaaaatggcagtagCTACTGACGCTAAACGCTGGTCCTTGCAGCTCTTTGGTCTGCAGAACGATCAGGAGCCTCAGTGGTTATGAAATGTCACAGTTCCAGCACTCTCTCTGACGGGATAATGGGACCGAAGACAGAACAAGCTTTTCAGTTCAGATgtttttatgcttttatgtgcaAGTTCCTCATTAAGCAACACACTTATAAAATCGCTGTCTCATAGTGGTATACATTATATCGCCAAATACTTCCCAAGAGAAGTCTTTGATGTGAGAGACTGCCAGGGTTAGGGTGGTTAGGACTGAAGGAAAGAAtgttttacattacatgttacttgttagagcACATGtttcaaactcgaggcccgggggccaaatcaggcccgtggtggatttaatttcggcccgcaggataatttctaattcctattagatctggcccgccggtatattgcaccttccctccatcctgagggtctcctccgctcagagcccaaacattgatgaccttgcaccctgatgagacgccaagtgtctgagctagcatctcagagcagcacactgagtccaaaggatgcttccttctgcactttctctcacgacaacaggccatgcttggtttctctctgaggggaatagttttgttgaagctgttgttggcctgtggggaaatgtactcataagaagtgactctggagaagctgcagatagagccgtgAGAAATGAAagcagctgattatttaatgtttttataggcaatagtttaagctttgttagttccaggtttaatatgtgcagtaagttcatttcaataagttctgctagaaacattgaaccagtccggccctccactagtaccctttttttttattttggcccaccaTTATGAATAGtgcaatacatatgtaaaagcTTCTTAAAAAAACTGCTATTTTGATATCATGAGACGGATACAGATGCATGCTGATGGTCGCTTTCAAAGCAAATGGCCGATAAAATACTTTCGGGAACACCCAATAAACCGCTTTTTTCGTCACTATTGGGCGAGATACTGTCATATTGTTGCTGATCAGTACAATATATATGTTAATTCTAAGAAGCAGCTATTTTGTTATCATGGGAACTTTAGAAAAGCTCCTCTGGCCGCGCTGGTTCTCTTTTCCTGGACAACTGGGACGGCACCCAGCACCTGTCTGCCTCTGAGCCTCTGTTCGGCTTCATTCATGTGGAACatcacccagctttcacccaGGAAAAATCACAGAGGGATTCTCCGGAGCGAAACCTCTATTCAATATTTGCCCAGTCGGGACACGGCAACAGGTAAATATGACTCTGCTGTAGGAAGGGAAGTCCTACAGAggggggaagtagtggagtacaagtacttctacttttactactacactacttatttttctgacgactttttactttgacttcttacatgttgaacacaaatacctgtactttctacttctcacatgttgaacacaaatacctgtactttctacttcttacatgttgaactcaaatacctgtactttctacttctcacatgttgaacacaaatacctgtactttctacttcttacatgttgaactcaaatacctgtactttctacttcttacatgttgaactcaaatacctgtactttctacttctcacatgttgaactcaaatacctgtactttctacttctcacatgttgaactcaaatacctgtactttctacttctcacatgttgaactcaaatacctgtactttctacttctcacatgttgaactcaaatacctgtactttctacttctcacatgttgaactcaaatacctgtactttctacttcttacatgttgaactcaaatacctgtactttctacttctcacatgttgaacacaaatacctgtactttctacttcttacatgttgaacacaaatacctgtactttctacttctcacatgttgaactcaaatacctgtactttctacttcttacatgttgaacacaaatacctgtactttctacttctcacatgttgaacccaaatacctgaactttctacttcttacatgttgaacccaaatacctgtactttctacttcttacatgttgaacacaaatacctgtactttctacttcttacatgttgaacccaaatacctgaactttctacttcttacatgttgaacacaaatacctgtacttcctacttcttacatgttgaactcaaatacctgtactttctacttctcacatgttgaactcaaatacctgtactttctacttcttacatgttgaatacaaatacctgtactttctacttcttacatgttgaatacaaatacctgtactttctacttcttacatgttgaacccaaatacctgtactttctacttcttacatgttgaatacaaatacctgtactttctacttctcacatgttgaactcaaatacctgtactttctacttcttacatgttgaatacaaatacctgtactttctacttcttacatgttgaatacaaatacctgtactttctacttcttacatgttgaacccaaatacctgtactttctacttcttacactttgaacacaaatacctgtacttcctacttcttacatgttgaactcaaatacctgtactttctacttcttacatgttgaactcaaatacctgtactttctacttcttacatgttgaatacaaatacctgtactttctacttcttacatgttgaatacaaatacctgtactttctacttcttacatgttgaacccaaatacctgtactttctacttctacactttgaacacaaatacctgtacttcctacttcttacatgttgaactcaaatacctgtactttctacttcttacatgttgaactcaaatacctgtactttctacttcttacatgttgaactcaaatacctgtactttctacttctcacatgttgaactcaaatacctgtactttctacttctcacatgttgaaaccaaatacctgtactttctacttcttacatgttgaactcaaatacctgtactttctacttcttacatgttgaactcaaatacctgtactttctacttctcacatgttgaactcaaatacctgtactttctacttctcacatgttgaactcaaatacctgtactttctacttctctcatgttgaactcaaatacctgtactttctacttctcacatgttgaacccaaatacctgtactttctacttcttacatgttgaactcaaatacctgtactttctacttctcacatgttgaactcaaatacctgtactttctacttctctcatgttgaactcaaatacctgtactttctacttctcacatgttgaacccaaatacctgtactttctacttcttacatgttgaactcaaatacctgtactttttacttctcacgtgttgaactcaaatacctgtactttctacttcttacgtgttgaactcaaatacctgtactttctacttcttacgtgttgaactcaaatacctgtactttctacttctcacatgttgaactcaaatacctgtactttctacttcttacgtgttgaactcaaatacctgtactttctacttctcacatgttgaactcaatacctgtactttctacttctcacatgttgaactcaaatacctgtactttctacttcttacatgttgaactcaaatacctgtactttctacttcttacgtgttgaactcaaatacctgtactttctacttctcacatgttgaactcaaatacctgtactttctacttctcacatgttgaactcaatacctgtactttctacttcttacatgttgaactcaaatacctgtactttctacttctcacatgttgaactcaaatacctgtactttctacttctcacatgttgaactccaatacctgtactttctacttctcacatgttgaactcaaatacctgtactttctacttctctcatgttgaactcaaatacctgtactttctacttctcacatgttgaacccaaatacctgtactttctacttcttacatgttgaaactcaaatacctgtactttctacttctctcatgttgaactcaaatacctgtactttctacttctcacatgttgaaccccaaatacctgtacttctacttcttacatgttgaactcaaatacctgtactttctacttcttacatgttgaactcaaatacctgtactttctacttctcacatgttgaactcaaatacctgtactttctacttctctcatgttgaactcaaatacctgtactttctacttctcacatgtttgaacccaaatacctgtactttctacttcttacatgttgaactcaaatacctgtactttctacttcttacatgttgaactcaaatacctgtactttctacttcttacatgttgaactgaaatacctatactttctacttcttacatgttgaactcaaatacctgtactttctacttcttacatgttgaacacaaatacctgtactttctacttctaacatgttgaacacaaatacctgtactttctacttctcacatgttgaactcaaatacctgtactttctacttcttacatgttgaatacaaatacctgtactttctacttcttacatgttgaacccaaatacctgtactttctacttcttacatgttgaacacaaatacctgtacttcctacttcttacatgttgaactcaaatacctgtactttctatttcttacatgttgaactcaatacctgtactttctacttcttacatgttgaactcaaatacctgtactttcctacttcttacatgttgaactcaaatacctgtactttctacttcttacatgttgaactcaaatacctgtactttctacttcttacatgttgaactcaaatacctgtactttctacttctcacatgttgaactcaaaatacctgtactttctacttcttacatgttgaaaccaaatacctgtactttctacttcttacatgttgaactcaaatacctgtactttctacttcttacatgttgaactgaaatacctgtactttctacttcttacatgttgaactctaatacctgtactttctacttctctcatttcccaaacagctggttcctttagtctgaatgtgtgtttggtgcgtggtcattattctttagagtcactgcgtgcctattggttggaacacgatccgtgtatccatcacttcctggtcttctcaaaagaagagggaccaatggaaacgttgtcatgttgccgttgttcagcatggaaacattcattagctaacaatgacattattgttctgttgatataaagggaggtcaggtactctttaaagcagctgctagttatgggtactttctactgaagtacacttcaaagcctctttactttgacttgagtataGAGTCAGTACACGAGTATCTATACTTcttcttgaggaaaggatgtgtgtacttttgccctctCTGAATGCTTACCTTTCTTCTTGTAGTACTCCTCCTCGTAGCCATCAGACGAGTCCGTGTGGTAATCCAGCAGCTCCTTTCTGGTACATGGCTCCATAGTCCACCTGTTTATTTTTAGCCTTTTTCCCCTTTTTCTTTTATCCTCGTCACTGTCCGCCGACCCCTTCTTggtcttctttttcttcttttcttcgagtcttcctcttcctcctgctgctcCTCGATCAAAGGCTCCTCGTCATCGTCATCGTGagacttcttctttttcttcttgccGTCTTTCGACTTCTTGTCCTTGGATCccatctcctcctctccctctggtTTCTCTGTGGAggatttctttttcttcttcttcccctCGGTCACTTCCTCTTTGAGCTTCTCTGGTTTCTCCCTTTTGGAATTGGTCTCGAGTTCATTATTGTTCTGCTCGCCCTCCTCATCTTCATTTTCAATCACAGCTTCGGCATCGTCATCtggtttcttcttcttcttcttcttcacttttTCACcgtcttctttcttcttctctttctccAGGTCCTCAGAGCTTTCCGCGCTCTTGGTTTTCTTCCGAGTCTTCTCTCTTTTTGTTGCGTCTCCACGGGTCACTTCGTTGTTCCTCTCCTTTAACTTTGGCCCCTCCACTTCGTCATCGACCTCTTCGGTTTCCTCTGGAGCTGTGGATTTGTTCTGTTTCGACGGCATCTTTTATTCATCCACTTCCCTGGCCTTGAGTTTCTAATGGTGTAAGACAATTCATTTGACCCTTGGCCGCAGAGAGGTGGTGGGATCAAGGAGTTtagagaacgtgtgtgtgtgagagctgcTGCAGGAACACACACTCAGAGGTGCTTTAGCTACCTGGACGCCTCGTACCTGGGCAGAACATGGCCATatgactaacacacacacacacacacacacacacacacacacacattactgtCATCTCAGTGGTCACGTGACCCACAGGAG
The nucleotide sequence above comes from Pseudochaenichthys georgianus unplaced genomic scaffold, fPseGeo1.2 scaffold_653_arrow_ctg1, whole genome shotgun sequence. Encoded proteins:
- the LOC139433573 gene encoding nucleolar protein 58-like; its protein translation is MPSKQNKSTAPEETEEVDDEVEGPKLKERNNEVTRGDATKREKTRKKTKSAESSEDLEKEKKKEDGEKVKKKKKKKPDDDAEAVIENEDEEGEQNNNELETNSKREKPEKLKEEVTEGKKKKKKSSTEKPEGEEEMGSKDKKSKDGKKKKKKSHDDDDEEPLIEEQQEEEEDSKKRRKRRPRRGRRTVTRIKEKGEKG